A window of the Mesorhizobium opportunistum WSM2075 genome harbors these coding sequences:
- a CDS encoding ABC transporter substrate-binding protein — translation MPSLYRLHRAALCAAAFGIAAMSTASAEEIIIGAATAQTGGLAPYDQPALAGLRMSLDELNAKGGLGGKYTVKLMIKDTRSDTAQTATVAQELIDAGAKIMITPCDADPSISAGQLTQPLGIPTLTLCGSAPVLTGAVGDVMFGTYPADNVQATAVADFAVSEGKKKVFLLTSPDSTYTANLPEYFGKVFEKKGGAVVGRGTFTMGQPDFSAEITNIKGLADKPDLIMTAAYEPDFPAFIQQLRGAGVTIPVYGADAIGTPTIKALGKLVEGVVYTAAGYAEPGSKLEAFNAAFSKYAGHAPESTYEVNGYEIGLILDQAVKTAGSDDPKAIRDAIANLRDFDGITGKITYAGTDRMPLRPVALMRYEGGEGKHVQTLIPDAADVPAP, via the coding sequence ATGCCAAGCCTCTATCGCCTCCACCGCGCAGCTTTGTGCGCGGCTGCGTTCGGCATCGCCGCCATGTCCACGGCCAGCGCCGAGGAGATCATCATCGGTGCGGCGACCGCGCAGACCGGCGGCCTTGCCCCATACGACCAGCCGGCCCTTGCCGGCCTGCGCATGTCGCTCGACGAGCTCAACGCCAAAGGCGGGCTCGGCGGCAAATACACCGTCAAGCTGATGATCAAGGACACACGCTCCGACACCGCGCAGACCGCCACCGTTGCCCAGGAACTGATCGACGCCGGCGCCAAGATCATGATCACGCCGTGCGATGCCGATCCGTCGATTTCGGCAGGACAGCTCACGCAGCCGCTCGGCATCCCGACATTGACGCTGTGCGGCTCGGCACCCGTGCTCACCGGCGCGGTCGGCGACGTCATGTTCGGCACCTATCCGGCCGACAACGTCCAGGCGACGGCGGTCGCCGATTTCGCCGTCTCAGAAGGCAAGAAGAAGGTGTTCCTGCTGACCTCGCCGGATTCCACCTACACCGCCAACCTGCCGGAATATTTCGGCAAGGTATTCGAGAAGAAGGGCGGCGCCGTCGTCGGCCGCGGCACCTTCACCATGGGCCAGCCGGACTTCTCCGCCGAGATAACCAACATCAAGGGGCTGGCCGACAAGCCGGACCTGATCATGACGGCGGCCTACGAGCCGGACTTCCCGGCCTTCATCCAGCAATTGCGCGGCGCCGGCGTCACCATCCCGGTCTATGGCGCCGACGCCATCGGCACGCCGACCATCAAGGCCCTGGGCAAGCTGGTCGAAGGCGTCGTCTACACTGCGGCCGGCTATGCCGAGCCGGGCAGCAAGCTCGAGGCCTTCAATGCCGCCTTCAGCAAATATGCCGGCCATGCACCGGAATCGACCTATGAGGTCAATGGCTATGAGATCGGCCTGATCCTCGACCAGGCGGTGAAGACCGCCGGCTCCGACGATCCGAAGGCAATCCGCGACGCCATCGCCAACCTCAGGGATTTCGACGGCATCACCGGCAAGATCACCTATGCCGGCACCGACCGCATGCCGCTGCGGCCGGTGGCGCTGATGCGCTATGAGGGCGGCGAGGGCAAGCACGTGCAGACGCTGATCCCCGACGCCGCCGACGTTCCCGCGCCGTGA
- a CDS encoding ABC transporter ATP-binding protein, with product MLSVEALKIRYGEVEAVRRVDLTVDSGEIIALVGANGAGKSSTLGAVAGLVPAASGKVVFDGVDITGLAPEAIARKGVALVPEGRRIFASLTVADNLRLGGAVHQPAAEARVREEEMLELFPILRRYHRVKGGNLSGGEQQMLAIARALMGKPRMVLLDEPSLGLAPQLIDTVFDLIAELRRKGLTILLVEQNVALALEIADRAIVLANGKVVLSGTAKELASSDLVRQAYLGA from the coding sequence ATGCTGAGCGTCGAAGCCCTCAAGATACGCTACGGCGAAGTCGAGGCGGTGCGCCGCGTCGACCTCACCGTCGACAGCGGCGAGATCATCGCGCTGGTCGGCGCCAATGGCGCCGGCAAGAGCTCGACGCTCGGCGCCGTCGCCGGGCTGGTACCGGCAGCGTCCGGCAAGGTGGTGTTCGACGGTGTCGACATTACCGGCCTTGCGCCGGAGGCGATCGCCCGCAAGGGCGTCGCGCTGGTTCCCGAAGGCCGCCGCATCTTTGCCAGCCTGACCGTGGCCGACAATCTGCGTCTGGGCGGCGCGGTGCATCAGCCCGCGGCCGAGGCACGGGTGCGCGAGGAGGAAATGCTGGAACTGTTCCCGATCCTGCGCCGCTACCATCGCGTCAAGGGCGGCAATCTGTCGGGCGGCGAACAGCAGATGCTGGCCATCGCCCGCGCCCTGATGGGCAAGCCGCGCATGGTGCTGCTCGACGAGCCTTCGCTCGGCCTCGCCCCGCAATTGATCGACACCGTCTTCGACCTGATCGCCGAGCTGCGCCGCAAGGGCCTGACCATCCTTCTGGTCGAACAGAATGTGGCTCTGGCGCTCGAAATCGCCGACCGCGCCATCGTGCTCGCCAATGGCAAGGTGGTGTTGTCGGGCACCGCGAAGGAACTCGCCTCCTCGGACCTCGTCCGCCAGGCCTATCTGGGAGCTTGA
- a CDS encoding SDR family NAD(P)-dependent oxidoreductase — MTSNVAVIAGAGSGLSASLARLLAGEGFRVVLAARNIEKLGALQAQIGAQAVATDVSDPASVERLFDVADKAGPLSIVIFNASGRARGPITELDPEAVRQALLVGAYGGFLVGQQAARRLLARGAGSIFFTGATASVKGFAGSAGFAMPKFGLRGLAQSMARELAPKNIHVAHFLIDGAIASAMSGQESEPQDRRLSPDAIAEAYLSIHRQQRSAWTWEMELRPWVETF, encoded by the coding sequence ATGACCTCCAATGTCGCCGTCATCGCCGGCGCGGGCTCCGGATTGAGCGCCTCGCTGGCGCGCCTGCTCGCCGGCGAGGGCTTTCGCGTGGTCCTGGCCGCCCGCAATATCGAGAAACTCGGCGCCTTGCAGGCACAAATCGGCGCGCAGGCCGTGGCAACGGATGTCTCCGATCCCGCATCGGTCGAGCGTTTGTTCGATGTCGCCGACAAGGCCGGTCCGCTTTCGATCGTGATTTTCAATGCCAGCGGACGCGCCCGCGGCCCGATAACCGAGCTCGATCCCGAGGCGGTCCGGCAGGCATTGCTGGTCGGCGCCTATGGCGGGTTCCTGGTCGGTCAGCAAGCGGCCCGGCGGCTCCTCGCTCGAGGGGCGGGCTCGATCTTCTTCACCGGCGCGACGGCAAGCGTGAAAGGGTTCGCCGGCTCCGCCGGTTTTGCCATGCCGAAATTCGGCTTGCGCGGACTGGCGCAATCCATGGCCCGCGAACTGGCCCCGAAGAACATCCACGTCGCGCACTTCCTCATCGATGGCGCCATCGCTTCGGCCATGTCCGGCCAGGAGTCGGAGCCGCAGGATCGCCGGCTGTCACCGGATGCGATTGCCGAGGCCTATCTCTCCATCCATCGCCAGCAGCGCAGCGCCTGGACCTGGGAAATGGAGCTCAGGCCTTGGGTGGAGACATTCTGA
- a CDS encoding DUF1127 domain-containing protein, with protein MTTFDFATETSRITSRPAVAARVANTVSNAYRAWKNRRAFYRLGEMSDAELADIGLTRADLHVAIDVPFGRDPTAMLREIASDRVETIEDIARKVA; from the coding sequence ATGACCACGTTTGATTTCGCCACCGAGACCTCGCGCATCACCTCGCGTCCGGCTGTTGCGGCGCGCGTGGCAAACACCGTCTCCAACGCCTATCGCGCCTGGAAAAACCGCCGCGCCTTCTATCGCCTTGGTGAGATGTCGGACGCCGAGCTCGCCGACATCGGCCTGACGCGCGCCGACCTGCATGTCGCCATCGACGTGCCGTTTGGCCGCGATCCGACGGCGATGTTGCGGGAAATTGCCAGCGATCGTGTGGAAACGATCGAGGACATCGCCCGCAAGGTGGCTTGA
- the xseA gene encoding exodeoxyribonuclease VII large subunit, which produces MSDAASESRTNATEYTVSEISGALKRTVEDVFGNVRVRGEISGYRGPHSSGHAYFALKDDRARLDAVVWKGTMSRLKFRPEEGMEVIATGKLTTYPGKSNYQIVIDNLEPAGAGALMALLEERKRRLQGEGLFDAGRKRRLPFMPRVIGVVTSPTGSVIRDIIHRIKDRFPLHVLVWPVRVQGETSGVEVTNAVAGFNALAWDGAIQRPDLLIVARGGGSLEDLWGFNDEALARAVAASGIPVISAVGHETDWTLIDLVADVRAPTPTGAAEIAVPVKADLEATLASLGARLKAAVLRNFERKRQAARAAARALPSPDQLLALPRRRLDEATSRLGRGLMVSTERKRARYVAVKLTPTMLSQRIAEARRTNERNLLRAQGALRALARARRAELNRAADQLPKCARASLQRHRQQLALLQGRITIEPTARRQRVQRDLLTALTRRGGQAMLIRLERLRGRVVQADRLLATLSHKAVLARGFALVKDADGAVIKQAADVASGMALSLEFADGIADAVATSGAARPKPAAKPSAKTPVAKTREPGNQGSLF; this is translated from the coding sequence ATGAGCGACGCAGCATCCGAATCACGCACCAACGCCACCGAATACACGGTGAGCGAGATTTCCGGCGCGCTGAAGCGCACGGTCGAGGACGTCTTCGGCAATGTGCGGGTGCGCGGGGAAATCTCCGGCTATCGCGGGCCGCACTCCTCCGGCCATGCCTATTTCGCGCTGAAGGACGACCGCGCCCGGCTCGACGCCGTGGTGTGGAAGGGCACGATGAGCCGGCTGAAATTCCGTCCCGAGGAAGGGATGGAGGTGATCGCCACCGGCAAGCTCACCACCTATCCCGGCAAGTCCAACTACCAGATCGTCATCGACAATCTGGAGCCGGCCGGCGCCGGAGCGCTGATGGCGCTGCTGGAAGAGCGCAAGCGCCGGCTGCAGGGAGAAGGGCTTTTCGATGCCGGCCGCAAGCGCCGGCTGCCGTTCATGCCGCGCGTCATCGGTGTCGTCACCTCGCCGACCGGATCCGTCATCCGTGACATCATCCACCGCATCAAGGACCGCTTTCCGTTGCACGTGCTGGTCTGGCCGGTCCGCGTGCAGGGCGAGACGTCAGGCGTGGAAGTGACCAATGCCGTCGCTGGGTTCAACGCCTTGGCATGGGACGGCGCCATCCAGCGCCCCGATCTCTTGATCGTGGCGCGCGGCGGCGGCAGCCTCGAGGATCTGTGGGGTTTTAACGACGAGGCGCTGGCGCGCGCCGTTGCCGCCTCCGGCATTCCGGTGATCTCGGCCGTCGGCCATGAAACGGACTGGACGCTGATCGACCTCGTCGCCGATGTGCGGGCGCCGACACCGACGGGCGCCGCCGAAATCGCCGTGCCGGTGAAGGCCGACCTCGAAGCGACGCTTGCCAGCCTGGGCGCGCGGCTCAAAGCGGCGGTCCTGCGCAACTTCGAACGCAAGCGGCAGGCCGCCCGTGCGGCGGCCCGTGCCCTGCCCTCGCCCGACCAATTGCTCGCGCTGCCGCGTCGTCGCCTCGACGAGGCGACAAGCCGGCTCGGCCGCGGCCTGATGGTTTCCACCGAACGAAAGCGGGCACGATATGTTGCCGTGAAGCTGACGCCGACGATGCTGTCGCAGCGAATTGCCGAGGCGCGGCGCACCAACGAACGCAATCTCTTGCGAGCGCAAGGAGCGCTGCGCGCGCTGGCGAGAGCCCGGCGTGCGGAGCTAAATCGGGCAGCGGACCAGTTGCCGAAATGCGCGAGGGCATCGCTGCAACGACACAGGCAGCAGCTGGCCTTGCTGCAAGGCCGCATCACGATCGAGCCGACAGCGCGGCGCCAACGCGTGCAAAGGGATTTGCTGACAGCCTTGACGAGACGCGGCGGCCAGGCGATGCTGATCCGGCTGGAGCGGTTGCGCGGGCGCGTCGTCCAGGCAGACCGGCTGTTGGCGACGCTTTCGCACAAGGCCGTGCTGGCGCGTGGCTTCGCGCTGGTGAAGGATGCCGACGGCGCCGTCATCAAGCAGGCCGCCGACGTGGCGTCGGGAATGGCGCTTTCCTTGGAGTTCGCCGACGGCATTGCTGATGCGGTGGCGACCAGCGGTGCGGCCCGGCCGAAGCCGGCTGCCAAGCCATCCGCCAAGACCCCGGTTGCCAAGACCAGGGAACCCGGCAATCAGGGATCGCTGTTCTGA
- a CDS encoding isopenicillin N synthase family dioxygenase produces MPRIVPVLDLSRLEQGASERRTFLADLRSASRDIGFFYLAGHGISWAEISEVLTALRHFFALPEADKLAIEMVRSAQFRGYTRAGGELTRGKEDWREQLDIGVERQPIAQGPGIPAWTRLQGPNQWPAALPELKPALLAWQSKATAVAIRLLKAFALSLDQPEDAFDPIYEGEPNHRMKIVRYPGRDATGGDQGVGAHKDGGFLTLLLQDDSKGLQVDYDGSWVDVDPIPGTLVVNIGELLELASNGYLRATVHRVVTPPAGVERISVPFFFSARLDATIPLLGLSEELAAQARGPASDPDNPLFRDVGTNLLKSRLRSHPDVARRHYADLLEPEVRAG; encoded by the coding sequence ATGCCAAGAATAGTGCCTGTGCTCGATCTGAGCCGTCTGGAGCAAGGCGCGTCGGAGCGCCGGACATTTCTGGCGGACTTGCGTTCCGCGTCGCGCGATATCGGCTTCTTCTATCTGGCCGGACATGGCATCTCCTGGGCCGAGATCAGCGAGGTGCTCACCGCATTGCGCCATTTCTTCGCCTTGCCGGAGGCCGACAAGCTTGCGATCGAGATGGTCAGATCCGCGCAGTTCCGCGGTTACACGCGCGCCGGTGGCGAACTGACCAGGGGCAAGGAGGACTGGCGCGAACAACTCGACATCGGTGTCGAACGCCAGCCCATTGCGCAAGGACCGGGAATTCCCGCCTGGACGCGGCTGCAAGGACCAAACCAGTGGCCCGCCGCACTGCCGGAGCTCAAGCCGGCACTGCTTGCCTGGCAGAGCAAGGCGACGGCGGTGGCGATCCGGCTGTTGAAAGCCTTCGCACTGTCGCTCGATCAACCCGAGGATGCTTTCGACCCTATCTATGAAGGGGAGCCCAATCACCGCATGAAGATCGTGCGCTACCCCGGCCGCGATGCAACCGGCGGCGACCAGGGTGTCGGCGCGCATAAGGATGGCGGCTTCCTGACGCTGCTGCTCCAGGACGACAGCAAAGGGCTGCAGGTCGATTATGATGGAAGCTGGGTGGATGTGGACCCCATTCCCGGAACGCTCGTCGTCAACATCGGCGAACTGCTTGAACTGGCCTCGAACGGCTATTTGCGCGCAACGGTGCACCGCGTGGTAACGCCGCCCGCCGGTGTCGAGCGCATTTCGGTGCCGTTCTTCTTCAGCGCCAGGCTCGATGCGACGATACCACTGCTTGGTCTTTCCGAGGAACTGGCGGCGCAGGCACGCGGGCCGGCCAGCGATCCGGACAATCCGCTGTTTCGCGATGTCGGAACCAATCTGCTGAAAAGCCGGCTGCGTTCGCATCCCGACGTCGCGCGGCGCCACTATGCGGACCTGCTGGAACCGGAAGTCCGAGCCGGCTGA
- a CDS encoding DUF937 domain-containing protein, translating into MPTLFDMLTQAQNGNGMQALAQQYGLSMQQTQAAVAALLPAFSQGLQRNTADPYGLGAFMTAMASGQHAKYFEDATRAFSPQGVDEGNGILGHLFGSKDLSRAVASQAAQASGVSQQILQQMLPTIASMVMGGLFKQTTNQMQAAGGFGGGGNNPLGEIIEQMMRQGGGMQAPAPQPRQAPPPQNPMDNPLGKVLQDMFGGGTPQPQSQPQPAPNPYGDNPLGKVLQDMFGGGTPQPQGRPQPQPQQTQSPYGDNPLGKIFEEMLRQGGGGGGLPGGQPAPQPQASQRPQQRQAPLPETNPSGRARNPFDDLFGKMFETGAQQRDEYQKGVETIFDQFKRDMDRR; encoded by the coding sequence ATGCCTACCTTGTTCGACATGCTGACCCAGGCCCAGAACGGCAATGGCATGCAGGCGCTTGCCCAACAATATGGGCTTTCGATGCAACAGACGCAGGCGGCGGTCGCAGCACTGCTGCCAGCCTTTTCGCAGGGGCTGCAACGCAACACCGCCGACCCTTATGGGCTCGGCGCCTTCATGACGGCGATGGCAAGCGGCCAGCACGCCAAATATTTCGAGGATGCGACCCGAGCCTTCTCGCCGCAAGGGGTCGATGAGGGCAACGGCATTCTGGGGCATCTGTTCGGCTCCAAGGACCTGTCGCGCGCGGTCGCCAGCCAGGCGGCGCAAGCCAGCGGTGTCAGCCAGCAGATCCTGCAGCAGATGCTGCCCACGATCGCCTCGATGGTGATGGGCGGGCTGTTCAAGCAGACGACCAACCAGATGCAGGCCGCCGGCGGTTTCGGCGGTGGCGGCAACAATCCGCTCGGCGAGATCATCGAGCAGATGATGCGGCAAGGCGGGGGCATGCAGGCTCCGGCTCCACAGCCACGCCAGGCGCCGCCACCTCAAAACCCGATGGACAACCCGCTTGGCAAGGTCTTGCAGGACATGTTCGGCGGCGGTACGCCGCAACCGCAAAGCCAGCCGCAACCGGCCCCCAATCCCTATGGCGACAACCCGCTCGGCAAGGTGCTGCAGGACATGTTCGGAGGTGGCACGCCGCAGCCGCAAGGCCGGCCCCAGCCGCAGCCGCAGCAGACCCAGAGTCCCTATGGCGACAATCCGCTCGGGAAAATCTTCGAGGAGATGCTACGGCAAGGAGGTGGTGGTGGCGGCTTGCCTGGCGGACAGCCGGCGCCACAACCTCAGGCCTCGCAACGGCCGCAGCAACGACAGGCGCCGCTGCCAGAGACCAATCCGAGCGGTAGGGCGAGGAACCCGTTCGACGATTTGTTCGGCAAAATGTTCGAGACCGGCGCCCAGCAGCGCGACGAGTACCAGAAGGGCGTGGAAACGATCTTCGACCAATTCAAGCGGGACATGGACCGGCGGTAG
- a CDS encoding P1 family peptidase — protein MTDNPHHLATPSGKPRARSFGIGFDGTPGPFNAITDVPGIAVGYATLISGDGALVVGKGPVRTGVTAILPRPRAKLATPVFAGIFSQNGNGELTGSHIIEETGAFNFPITITNTHSCGVSRDGTLRWMHHVLPAALDSGWGLPVAAETYDGFLNDINGHHLTSDHVGEALDGAAGGPIEEGSVGGGTGMIAFGFKAGSGTASRMVEWQGGAYTVGAFVQSNFGKRRNFTLRGLRAGPELVEPAIREGTPRAEKGSIIAVIATDAPFLPHQMKRLARRVPLGVAMTGGFGYHSSGDIFLAFSTANPAAALAPSGRIANADFIPDSDIDPFFDAVIQAVEEAILNALTANDDMTGRDGNFVPALPKAWLRETFG, from the coding sequence ATGACCGACAATCCGCACCATCTGGCAACGCCATCCGGCAAGCCGCGCGCGCGAAGCTTCGGCATCGGCTTCGACGGAACGCCAGGGCCATTCAACGCAATCACCGACGTGCCGGGCATCGCGGTCGGCTATGCGACGCTGATATCGGGCGACGGCGCGCTTGTCGTCGGCAAGGGGCCGGTGCGCACCGGCGTCACCGCGATCCTGCCCAGGCCGCGCGCCAAGCTGGCCACGCCGGTCTTTGCCGGCATTTTCAGCCAGAACGGCAATGGCGAACTGACCGGCTCGCACATCATCGAGGAAACCGGCGCCTTCAACTTCCCGATCACCATCACCAACACGCATTCCTGCGGTGTTTCACGCGATGGCACGCTGCGCTGGATGCATCATGTGCTGCCGGCAGCACTCGACAGCGGCTGGGGCCTGCCGGTGGCGGCGGAGACCTATGACGGGTTTCTCAACGACATCAACGGCCACCATCTGACATCGGATCATGTTGGCGAGGCCCTCGACGGTGCCGCCGGCGGCCCGATCGAGGAAGGCAGCGTCGGCGGCGGCACCGGCATGATCGCCTTCGGCTTCAAAGCCGGTTCCGGTACTGCGTCGCGCATGGTCGAATGGCAGGGCGGCGCCTACACGGTCGGCGCCTTCGTGCAGTCGAATTTCGGCAAGCGGCGCAATTTTACCCTTCGCGGCCTGCGTGCCGGGCCGGAGCTCGTGGAACCGGCGATCCGCGAAGGGACGCCGCGCGCCGAAAAAGGCTCGATCATCGCCGTCATCGCCACCGATGCGCCATTCCTGCCGCACCAGATGAAACGACTGGCCCGCCGCGTGCCGCTCGGCGTCGCCATGACCGGCGGCTTCGGCTATCACAGCTCGGGCGACATCTTTCTCGCCTTCTCGACAGCCAATCCCGCCGCGGCGCTGGCGCCGTCGGGCCGGATCGCCAATGCCGATTTCATCCCGGATAGCGACATCGACCCGTTCTTCGACGCGGTGATCCAGGCCGTGGAGGAGGCGATCCTCAACGCGCTGACCGCCAATGATGACATGACCGGGCGCGACGGCAATTTCGTGCCGGCGCTGCCGAAGGCTTGGCTAAGAGAAACGTTCGGCTGA
- a CDS encoding LysR substrate-binding domain-containing protein — MKAPLDLDQLQTFISIADTGSFTRAAEEVHRTQSAVSMQMRRLEERIGKPLFEKEGRTNRLSEEGDKLLSYARRLLYLNRETLAAFDDQRLEGTIRIGTPDDYADRFLPEIMARFTRSNPRVELTVICEPTPGLVEHIKRGNLDLALVTHNDVRGQSEVVRREPLLWVTSANHATHEQVTLPMAFGRPNCIWRRAAVDVLDQQNRDYRILFTSFSATVITAAVLSGLAISVLPECALRPGMRVLGEADGFGALPDCRIGIMRGQTSRPEIVDALARHISESLDNISVPLGEETGTFDFAALAFAKMKRSKPNQILPGW; from the coding sequence ATGAAAGCGCCGCTCGATCTCGATCAGTTGCAGACCTTCATCTCGATTGCCGATACCGGCAGTTTTACCCGCGCGGCGGAGGAGGTTCACCGCACCCAGTCGGCGGTGTCCATGCAGATGCGCCGGCTGGAGGAGCGGATCGGTAAGCCGCTGTTCGAGAAGGAGGGGCGTACCAACAGGCTGAGCGAGGAAGGCGACAAGCTGCTCTCCTACGCAAGACGGCTGCTCTATCTCAACCGCGAAACGCTCGCCGCCTTCGACGACCAGCGGCTCGAAGGCACGATCCGCATCGGCACGCCGGACGACTATGCCGACCGTTTCCTGCCTGAGATCATGGCCCGCTTCACGCGCTCCAACCCGCGTGTCGAGCTGACCGTCATCTGCGAGCCGACGCCGGGGCTGGTCGAGCATATCAAGCGCGGCAATCTCGATCTGGCGCTGGTGACGCACAACGATGTCCGCGGCCAGTCGGAGGTCGTGCGGCGCGAGCCGCTGCTGTGGGTCACCTCGGCCAACCATGCCACGCATGAACAGGTAACGCTGCCTATGGCCTTTGGCCGGCCGAACTGCATCTGGCGGCGCGCCGCCGTCGATGTGCTCGACCAGCAGAACCGCGACTACCGCATCCTGTTCACCAGTTTCTCGGCGACCGTCATCACCGCCGCGGTGCTCTCGGGCCTGGCGATCTCGGTGCTGCCGGAATGCGCGCTCAGGCCCGGCATGCGGGTGCTGGGTGAAGCCGACGGCTTTGGCGCCCTGCCCGATTGCCGCATCGGCATCATGCGCGGCCAGACGTCGCGGCCGGAGATCGTCGACGCGCTCGCCCGCCATATTTCGGAAAGCCTGGACAATATTTCCGTGCCGCTTGGCGAGGAGACGGGAACATTCGACTTCGCGGCACTTGCCTTCGCCAAGATGAAGCGGAGCAAGCCGAACCAGATCCTGCCGGGTTGGTAG
- a CDS encoding DUF768 domain-containing protein — translation MSEHAIEFLQGWIGEKVHCQSHARIEKQAETLAKECAAKAAEVGIPLEDIQEEVGDIKELIASRLEEAAEADGNQQASSKAAE, via the coding sequence ATGAGTGAACACGCGATCGAGTTCTTGCAGGGATGGATTGGCGAAAAGGTCCATTGCCAGTCCCACGCCAGGATCGAGAAGCAGGCCGAGACTCTGGCCAAGGAATGCGCTGCCAAGGCAGCGGAGGTCGGCATTCCGTTGGAAGACATCCAGGAAGAAGTCGGCGACATCAAGGAACTCATCGCATCCCGGCTCGAGGAAGCAGCCGAGGCGGACGGGAACCAGCAGGCGTCCAGCAAAGCCGCCGAATAG
- a CDS encoding branched-chain amino acid ABC transporter permease, which yields MIAQQIINAVSLGGVYALLALGLAIVFSIVGLINFAHGELMTLSGYALLASLVFGLPFPVAVLVAVSCGALAAVAMERVAFRPMRGASVTSLLLTSFAVSSLLKVVFQNGISARPQAVAMPGWMTGAFSFGDFTIGVGPSISIVVSALALVALEVFLRRSVTGTAMRAAAEDFDVVRLMGIPASRIIATAFLLSGLLAGLAAMLWVAQRASVDPLMGFTPVLKAFIAAVVGGLGSLPGAVAGGFLLGIIEVLLQATLPGAIAPYRDAIVLSGVIAVLLLRPQGLIPAVRVQRS from the coding sequence ATGATCGCGCAGCAGATCATCAATGCGGTCAGCCTCGGCGGCGTCTATGCGCTGCTGGCGCTCGGGCTGGCGATCGTCTTTTCCATCGTCGGGCTGATCAACTTTGCTCATGGCGAACTGATGACATTGTCAGGCTATGCGCTCCTGGCCTCGCTGGTCTTCGGCCTTCCTTTCCCCGTGGCCGTGCTTGTCGCCGTGTCCTGCGGCGCACTCGCCGCCGTCGCCATGGAGCGCGTTGCCTTCCGGCCGATGCGCGGCGCCAGCGTCACCAGCCTTTTGCTGACCAGCTTCGCCGTTTCCAGCCTGCTGAAAGTGGTTTTCCAGAATGGCATCTCGGCCCGGCCGCAAGCTGTCGCCATGCCCGGCTGGATGACCGGCGCCTTCTCCTTCGGCGACTTCACCATCGGCGTTGGCCCCAGCATCTCCATCGTCGTCTCGGCGTTGGCGCTGGTCGCGCTGGAAGTCTTCCTGCGCCGTTCGGTGACCGGTACGGCGATGCGCGCCGCGGCCGAGGATTTCGATGTCGTGCGCCTGATGGGCATTCCTGCCAGCCGCATCATCGCCACCGCCTTCCTGCTCTCCGGCCTGCTGGCCGGGCTCGCGGCAATGCTGTGGGTGGCGCAGCGCGCTTCCGTCGATCCGCTGATGGGTTTCACGCCGGTGCTCAAAGCCTTCATCGCCGCTGTCGTCGGTGGTCTCGGCAGCTTGCCGGGCGCGGTCGCCGGCGGCTTTCTGCTCGGCATCATCGAGGTGCTGCTGCAGGCGACGCTGCCGGGGGCGATCGCGCCCTATCGCGACGCCATCGTGCTGTCGGGGGTCATCGCCGTGCTGCTGCTGCGCCCGCAAGGCCTGATCCCGGCGGTCCGCGTCCAGCGCAGTTGA
- a CDS encoding FMN-binding negative transcriptional regulator, with amino-acid sequence MYSKPEFAPLSRDDVFGLIEAAVFATVVTSGPQGLVVSHLPYVLDRTRGANGTLVSHLARANPHSALIAEGRETVAVFQGPHGYISPSWYPRNPVRDSAPTWNFAVVHCHGRPVPLDDYGTARHLLQLVDMLERDRDDRWRMRELGPGGMERRMPSIIGFDMPIKRLEAKFKMGQDERLYDTDGAIGALEETDPALAAMMKTHNAHRCD; translated from the coding sequence ATGTACAGCAAGCCAGAATTCGCGCCGCTGTCGCGCGACGATGTCTTCGGCCTGATCGAGGCGGCCGTCTTTGCCACTGTGGTGACATCGGGACCGCAAGGGCTCGTCGTCTCGCACCTGCCCTACGTGCTCGACCGCACGCGCGGCGCAAACGGCACGCTGGTCTCACACCTCGCCAGGGCCAATCCGCACAGCGCGCTGATTGCCGAGGGCAGGGAGACGGTCGCCGTCTTCCAGGGTCCGCACGGCTACATTTCGCCGTCCTGGTATCCGCGCAATCCGGTGCGCGACAGTGCGCCGACCTGGAACTTTGCCGTGGTGCACTGCCATGGCCGGCCGGTGCCGCTCGACGACTACGGCACCGCCCGGCATCTCCTGCAACTTGTCGACATGTTGGAAAGAGATCGCGACGACCGCTGGCGCATGCGCGAACTCGGTCCCGGCGGCATGGAGAGGCGCATGCCCAGCATCATCGGCTTCGACATGCCGATCAAGCGCCTCGAAGCCAAGTTCAAGATGGGCCAGGATGAGCGCCTCTACGACACGGACGGAGCCATCGGCGCGCTGGAGGAAACCGATCCGGCGCTGGCGGCCATGATGAAGACGCACAATGCCCATCGCTGCGACTGA